Within the [Enterobacter] lignolyticus SCF1 genome, the region GAAAACCAGCATCTCCTGCTTTAGCTGGACCGACGCAATCGCCCGCGGCCCGGAAATGACCAAAAAGCGCGACGGCGTGCGCGGCAAAGATAAGCTCGACGTCCCCATCAAGTTTATCTGGAACTATGCGGGTAATACCCTTACCAACCAGCATTCCGACATCAACAAAACGCACGACATTTTGCAGGATGACAGCCAGTGCGAAATGATTGTGGTGATCGACAACTTTATGACCTCTTCGGCGAAGTATGCCGACATCCTGCTGCCGGACCTGATGACCGTCGAACAGGAGGACATCATCCCGAACGACTATGCGGGCAACATGGGGTATCTGATTTTCCTGCAGCCGGTTACCGCGCCGAAATTTGAGCGTAAACCCATCTACTGGATCATGAGCGAAGTGGCGAAGCGCCTTGGCCCGGACGTCTATCAGAAATTTACCGAAGGGCGTACGCAGTCGCAGTGGCTGCAGCACCTGTACGCCAAAATGGTCGCCAAAGATCCGCAGCTCCCCGCCTATGACGAACTGAAAGCGATGGGAATCTACAAACGTAAAGATCCGAACGGCCATTTTGTGGCCTACAAGGCGTTTCGCGACGACCCGGTCGCCAGCCCGCTGAAAACGCCGTCGGGCAAAATTGAGATCTACTCCGCCAGGCTTGCGCAAATTGCCGCCAGCTGGCAGCTGGAGAAAGACGAAACCATCAGCCCGCTGCCGGTGTACGCCTCCACCTTTGAAGGCTGGGATGACCCGCAGCGCCGCGACTATCCGCTCCAGCTGTTCGGCTTCCACTATAAAGCGCGAACCCACTCCAGCTACGGCAACATCGACGTGCTGCAGGCCGCCTGTCGGCAGGAAGTGTGGATAAACCCGGCAGATGCCGCCAGGCGCGGCATCGCCAACGGCGATATGGTGCGCGTCTTCAACGCCCGCGGCGAGCTGCGTATTCCGGCCAAAGTAACGCCGCGCATCATGCCCGGGGTCAGCGCCATGGGCCAGGGCGCCTGGCACGACGCCAGTATGGGCGGCGATCGTATCGATCGCGGCGCCTGTATCAATACGCTCACGACCCATCGTCCCTCTCCGCTGGCAAAGGGTAACCCCCAGCACACGAATCTGGTGGAAATTGAGAAGGTCTGAGATCATAGTGACACTCCGGAGGCGGGAAACGCTCGCCTCCTTCGTTTTGTGGAAATAACGTTATGACAACACGCCAGCAAGGCGACGCATTCGCTTTTACCGCCCGTATTCTGGGCGCCCTGTTCTATTTTGCCCCCGACAGCGAGCAGGCAGCGCCGCTGGTCAACGCGTTTACCGACGGCTCCTGGAGCGAACAGTGGCCCGATGCGCTGCCGCAGGCCGATGAGCTTTCCGCCCGCTTCAGCGCCCCCTGCGACGAAGCGCTGCCTGAAGCATTTCAGCGTCTGTTTATCGGCCCGTGGGCGCTGCCGGCGCCGCCATGGGGCTCGGTCTGGCTGGATCGGGAAAACGTGCTGTTCGGCGACTCAACGCTGGCGCTGCGCCAGTGGATGCGCGAGAACGGTATCGCCTTTGACAGCGAACAGAACGAGCCGGAAGACCACTTCGGTACCCTGCTGATGCTCGGCGCCTGGCTGCGGGAAAACGGCCGGGACGACGCCTGGCAGCAGCTGATGGCCTGGCACGTGCTGCCGTGGGCGAACCGCTTTTTGCAGGTGTTCGTCCAGCATGCAGGACACCCGTTTTATCAGGCTCTGGGCCAGCTGACGCAGCACACCCTGCAGGTGTGGCAGTCGCAGCTGCTGATCCCGGTCGCTGAAAAAGACCTGTTCCGCTAGTGCTTCTGCGCCTGCCTGCGGGCGGGCGCAGTGGTTCAACATTCGCGTGACAACGTCACGAAATGCGTTTTTGTGTCCCTTCGGCATTTTTCGCTTTTGCCAACTCGCCGGTTTCCACTCACAATACGGTATCACTCTGATTAATCATTGAAACGCATGCAACGTCTCCACGCCTGGCCCGACATTCACGCCATGTTCCGCCGCCTGCTGATTGCGGTGATCCTCGGTATTCTCGCCGCGCTGGCGGTCGCGCTGTTTCGTCATGCGATGCTGGTGCTGGAATGGCTGCTGCTCAGTAACGACAGCGGCAGCCTGGTGAATGCCGCCGCAAGCCTGCCCGGGTGGCGGCGCTTTCTGACGCCGGCGCTCGGCGGGCTGGCGGCGGGGACTCTGCTCTGGGGATGGCAGCGCTATACCCGGCAGCGTCCCCACGCGCCCACTGACTACATGGAGGCGCTGGAAACCGGCGACGGGCAGTTCGACTACGGCGCGAGCCTGGTGAAATCGCTGGCGTCTCTGCTGGTAGTCGTCAGCGGCAGCGCCATTGGCCGCGAAGGGGCGATGATCCTGCTGGCCGCGCTGGCGGCGTCCTGGTTTGCCCAGCGCTTCACGCCCAAATCCGAATGGAAGCTGTGGATAGCCTGCGGCGCCGCCGCGGGGATGGCCAGCGCCTATCACGCGCCGCTGGCGGGCAGCCTGTTTATCGCCGAGATCCTCTTCGGCACGCTGATGCTCGCCTCGCTCGGCCCGGTGGTCGTGGCGGCCGTGGTCGCCCTGCTCACCACCAACCTGCTGAGCGGCGGCCCGGCGCTGCTGTACAGCGTCCACATGGACGCGCCGCTGACCGCCGCCAGCTATGCGTTGATGCTGGCGACCGGTCTGCTGACCGGGCTGTGCGGCCCGCTGTTTATCTGGGGGATGGGCGCTAGCCACTCGCTGTTTTTGCGCCTCAGGCTCTCCCCGCCGTGGCAGCTGGCGCTCGGCGGCGTTATCGTCGGGCTGCTGTCGCTGCTCACCCCTGCGGTCTGGGGCAACGGCTATAGCGTGGTGCAGGGCTATCTGCTGACGCCGCCGGTCTTTAGCGTTATCGCCGGGGTGTTTATCTGTAAGCTGCTTGCCGTGCTTGCCAGCAGCGGCTCCGGCGCGCCGGGCGGCGTCTTCACGCCCACCCTGTTTGTCGGTATGGCGGTCGGGATGCTGTTTGCGCGCATGTGGGGAGTATGGCTGCCGCACGGCGACGAGGTGGCAATACTGATGGGATTAACGGGAATGGCGACGCTGCTGGCGGCAACAACGCATGCGCCGATCATGGCGACGCTGATGATTTGTGAAATGACCGGGCAGTATACGCTGCTGCCCGGTTTACTGATGTCCTGCGTGGTGGCGTCGGTGCTGTCGAGGACGTTACGCCACGACTCTATCTACCGCCAGCACGTCGCCGAACATCGTTAAGTCGATGTACTGGCTCAGCTCGCGCTGCTCGGCGCGCGGCAGATACGGCAGCTCGCCAACCAGCGGCCCCGGCAATTTCTTGCTCAGCACCTCAATGATTTCGGCGTAGTGCGCAAGCCCCGGGTTGATCCGGTTCGCCACCCAGCCAATCAGCGGCAGGCCGTCGTTGGCGATAGCCTGGGCGGTCAGCAGCGCGTGGTTGATGCACCCTTCCTGGATCCCCACCACCATCAGTACCGGCAGCTGTTCCTGGACAACCCATTCGGACAGCGGACGCAGATCGTTCATCAGGCTGCGCCAGCCGCCGGTTCCCTCAACCACCACGTGATCGACCTGCCCGCTGAGCGTACTCAAGCCGTTGGACAGCAGCGAATAGTTGATTGGACAGCTGTGTGCGACGCTGCTTTCCTCTTCGCTGAGCGCGATCGGATTCACTTCGTCATAGGACAGCGCCAGCGTAGAAACGCTTTGCAGCACCAGCGCGTCTTTATTGCGCAGACCGTCCGGCGTTTCTTTGCTGCCCTTAGCGACAGGTTTGTACCCTGCCACGCTTTTCCCGCTGGCAGCGAGCGCCTGAAGCAGCGCGCGGGACACGACTGTTTTGCCAACAGAGGTATCAGTACCGGTAATAAAGAAACGCTTAAGCATAGCTAACTCCACAACAACACGAGTGAAATATCAATAAAAGTAATAATTCAGTGTGGTGAAAGTCTACGTGATGCCTTTACCGGCAAGATTGAGATAGCGCAATTTTTCCGTTAACAGTGAAAAAATGTTAACCCTGTAACAGTCTGATGAGCAACGATCCGTTATAGAGCGCATCTTTTACCAGCGCGGCGCCGGTCATCGTACCCCGGTTAAGAAACTGCGTGCTCTCTACCGCAATATGTTTACTGTAGGCAGGTAAGGATTGCTGATGAATACAGGCGCCAATCGCAGGGAACAGAATGTCGGACGCCAGGTTGAACGGCGATCCGATAAGAATTTTTTGCGGATTAAATAAATTCACCATAATGGCGAGAATGCGGCCGACGTGGGTGCCCACGCCGCTGATGATATCCTTTGCCAGCAGGTCGCCCAGCAGCGCCGCCTGGCACAGCCACTCCACCGTCAGCGGCTGCTGATGCAGCATTGAACTCATCGACTGCTTCATGCGCACCTGGGTAAGATCCAGCACGCTCTCAACGCTGGCGATGGTTTCCAGGCAGCCGTGGTTGCCGCAGTAGCAGCGCTTGCCGTACGGGTCGACCTGGGTATGGCCTATCTCCACCAGGCTGCTGCTGCCGGCGTGCAGCAGGCGGCCATCGGTAATGACGCCTGCGCCAACGTTATGGTCGATAACCACCTGAATCACGTCCCGCGCGCCGCGGGAGGCACCGAACAGCGCTTCGGCCATCGTCCAGGCGCTGATGTCATGCTGAATATAGACCGGTACGCCGGTACGCGATTCCAGCGCTTCCCCAAGGGGCATCTCTTTAACATCGTCATAAAACGGCATGCGGTGAACAATGCCGTTTTCCGTATCAATAATGCCTGGCAGCGTAATCGCGATAGCCGTCAGCCTTTCAAGCTTCTGCTGATGGCGAATAAAAAACGCGTCAATATGTTGAATCACCCGTTCGAGGAACGGCTGCGGCGACTGGAGCGGGAGCTCCTGCTGCTCTTCCACCACCAGCTTGCTGCTGAGGTCGCGCAGCGCGAGGTTAATCTCTCCCCGGCTGATACGCAGCGACAGATAGTGCCAGGCCTCCGTTTCGACCATCAGCCCGACCGCCGGACGACCGCGGCTGCCCGGCTCCTGGATTTCAGTTTCCTGAACCAGATGGGCTTCCAGCATTTCGCGGACGATTTTCGTGATGCTGGCAGGAGCAAGCTGAGCAAGGCGCGAAAGGTCAATGCGGGACACCGGGCCGAGCTGATCAATAAGGCGATACACCGCCCCGGCATTGGTCTGCTTAATCTGATCAATATGCCCTGGTTGACTTTCAGCTACCACCGCGGACTCCCTTATTTTCGCGCTTCGAAATAATCTTGGGGCTATGGTGAAGCACTTCAACGCCAGTCGTCAAATTTTTGCTTCGCCGTGTGATTTACTGCACATAATTTCATTCATTTACGGCGAAACTGTGCACATTCGCGGCGGCCAGCAGCTGCTGGCGAAAACGCATCGCCGACTGGCTCATCTCATGGTGTTTTGCCCAGACCAGCCACATCTCCGACACCGCATCCTGTTCAGCTATCGGCAGCCAGCGCATTTCATTGAGCTGAACGCGCTTAAACGAGGCCGGCAGAATGGAGACGCCAAGCCCGGCGGCCACGAGTCCGATGATGGTCATCGCCTCGCCCACCTCCTGGGTAATCACCGGAGCGCCATAGCGGCGCAGCAGGCCCAGAATATCGTCGTACAGCCCCGTGCCGACCTGCGGGTCAAAAAACACCAGCGGCTCCGTCACCAGCTCCGCCAGGCTGACCTGCGCCTGAGCGGCCAGCGGATGATCGCGATGGATCATCGCCAGCAGCGGTTCACGCAGGATAATCTGCCATTCGAGCGTCTCCGGGAGCTGCGTTTTGCGCATCAGGCCCAGATCCAGCGCGCCTTCGTTCAGCGGCGTTATCTGCTCACGGGTATTGCTTTCCCGCGTCTGAATATGCACATCCGGGTGCTGGCGGCGAAACAGCGACAGCGTGTCGGAGACCGCTTTAATAAACGGCGCTGACGAGGTAAAGCCAATACGCAGCTCGCCGGTTTCGCCCTGATGGAGCCTGGCGGCGCGGGCCGCGCTCTCTTCGACCTGCATCAGGATCTGCTGACAGTCGGCAAGAAACTGTTTTCCGGCTTCGGTAAGGCTGACGCTTCGGTTGGTGCGCGCCAGCAGCCTGGCGCCAATTTCATTTTCAAGGGTTTGAATCTGCTGGCTTAACGGCGGCTGGGAGATGTTAAGGCGGGCGGCAGCGCGGCCAAAATGCAGCTCCTGGGCCACCGCCACGAAATAGCGCAGATGACGCAGCTCAATATTCATACGTTTAAAATATCATTTGAGATTATTAATATATTAGACAGAATATTCACAATTTCCTACCCTGATTCTGTGACCTGTGTCGTCTTCTTTATTCGCTGTTATCACCAAGGATCTTCCCGTGAGTCGTACAACCACCGTTGATAATGTTCCGGCAACCACGATCAACGATACTCGCCCTGCCCAGCCGGGTCAGTTTATCCAGCGCGGTACTCCCCAGTTTATTCGCGTCACCCTGGCGCTCTTCTCCGCCGGTCTGGCGACCTTCGCGCTGCTCTACTGCGTACAGCCGATTTTGCCGGTGCTGTCGAACGAGTTCGGCGTATCGCCCGCCAGCGCCAGCGTTTCGCTTTCCATCTCCACGGCGCTGCTGGCGGTGGGTCTACTGTTTACCGGCCCGCTTTCTGACGCTATCGGCCGTAAACAGGTCATGGTCACCGCGCTGCTGCTGGCCTCCTGCTGCACCCTGCTGTCGACGCTGATGACCAGCTGGCAGGGCATTCTGATTATGCGCGCCCTGATCGGCCTGTCGCTGAGCGGCGTGGCGGCGGTGGGCATGACTTACCTGAGTGAAGAAATTCACCCGAGCTTCGTCGCCTTCTCGATGGGGCTGTATATCAGCGGTAACTCTATTGGCGGCATGAGCGGGCGTCTCATCACCGGGGTTATTACCGATTTCTTCGGCTGGCGCGCGGCGATTGCGATTATCGGCTGTTTTGCGCTGGCCGCCGCGCTGATGTTCTGGCGTATTCTGCCCGACTCGCGCCATTTCAAAGCGACATCGCTGCGCCCGAAATCGCTGCTGATCAACTTCCGCCTGCACTGGCGCGACCGCGGGTTGCCGTTGCTGTTTCTTGAAGGCTTCCTGCTGATGGGCTCCTTCGTCACGCTGTTTAACTACATCGGCTATCGCCTGATGATGTCGCCGTGGTCGCTCAGCCAGGCGGTAGTGGGCCTGCTGTCGCTCGCCTACCTCACCGGCACCTGGAGCTCGCCGAAAGCGGGCGCCATGACGCAGCGCTACGGGCGCGGACCGGTGATGGTCACCGCGACCGGCGTGATGCTGTTTGGCCTGCTGATGACGCTGTTTTCCTCGCTGTGGCTGATTTTCGCCGGGATGCTGCTGTTCTCGGCCGGGTTCTTCGCCGCCCACTCCGTCGCCAGCAGCTGGATAGGCCCGCGCGCCCGTCGCGCCCGCGGGCAGGCGTCGTCGCTGTATCTGTTCAGCTACTATCTCGGCTCCAGTATTGCCGGTACGGCAGGCGGCGTGTTCTGGCACAACTACGGCTGGAACGGCGTCGGCGGGTTCATCGCGTTGATGCTGGTTCTCGCCGTGCTGACCGGCAGCCTTCTGCACCGCCGCCTGCGCTAACTCACGGAATATGCCCGCAGATGCGGGCATATTCCGCTAGCCGTTAAGCTGATAATCGAGGGTAATTTCCGCCTTCAGCACCTGTGAAACCGGGCATCCTGCTTTCGCTTTCTGAATGATGCCGTCGAACGTCGCGGCATCGACATCGGGCACCGCAATACGGCTTTCCAGCGCGACTTTCGTAATCGCAAAACCTGACGCGGTTTTATCCAGCGATACCGTCGCGGTAGTATCGATCGAGGTTGCGGTAAAGCCTGCTTCGCTCAGCATCAGCGATAGCGCCATCGAAAAACAGGCGGCATGCGCCGCGCCGATAAGCTCTTCCGGGTTGGTCCCCTTCACGCCCTCAAAACGGGTGTTAAAGCCGTAAGGCTGCTGGGTTAGCGCCCCGCTCTCGGTGGAAACCGTACCTTTGCCGCGTTTAAGATCGCCTTCCCAGTGCGCCAGTCCTTTCTTGTGGATAGTCATCATTTCACCTCTTCGACTTAACTGTGGGAAGTAAAGTATAGAACGAGATAATGTCGGTCAGGTGTGCGGCGATATCAGTCTGTTTTGCACCTCATCCAGAAACAGATGCAGCGCGCCAGGCTGATAGTCGCGCGATAAATAGAGGCCGTACACCCCCAGCGATTTCGGCTGATACCCCGCCAGCAGCGGCACCAGCGCGCCGCTTTCCAGCCCGTGCTGCGCCTCAAGCCAGGGCAGCATCGCAATGCCGCAGCCGGCAAGCGCCGCGTCGAGCAGCAGCGACGAAATTCCGGCGCTCAAATTACCCTGCACGGCCACGGAATGACTTTCGCCCTGCGCATCGCTGAAGTGCCACGCCTGGCCGGCAAAATGGCTGTAGTGCAGGCAATTATGGTCAGCCAGCGCCGCCAGCGTGTCCGGCGTCCCCCGCTGCTGCAGATAGGCAGGCGCCGCGCAGAGCACCGAACGGCACTCCCCCAGCCGTCTGGCGATAGCGCCCGGCTCGGGGTTATCGGTGATGCGGATTGCCACATCGATACGCTCACCGACGAGGCTCACCGGATGATTATTGATATCCAGCTCTAGCCGCAGCTGCGGATAACGGGCGAGAAAATCGGGCAATATCGGTGAAATCAGCTGCATGGCGGTAAAATGCGCGCAGGCCACGCGCAGAACGCCGGCTGGCGTATTGCGCTGCGTTTGCCCTTCAATCTCCTGCGACAGCCGCGCCAGGTTGCGAGTTTTCTGCAGCGTTTTCTCCCCGGCAGGCGTCAGCGTCAGCCTGCGGGTTGAGCGATGAATCAGCCGCGCTCCCGCCCATTTTTCCATCTGTTCAAGATAGCGGCTCACCATCGGCCTCGACATTCCCAGCGCCCGCGCCGCCGCGCTCAGGCTGCCAAGCTCACAGATGCGATTGTAAACCTCTGCGGCAATAATGCGGTCCATTTCCGCCCCCATTTGCTCGATTTATGAAACTCAGCATCTCTTTTTTCAGGAATTCTTGCAAATCAAGATTTCCGTACAATAGCCGTATTCACCCGTTAATGAGATGACATCATGAAAATAACCGCTGTTGCTATTGCCACTGCCCTGTTCAGTACCGCGACTCTCGCCGCGCCGCTTACCCTTGAGGTCTACAACCCGCAGGAAAAGGGGCTGTTTCCGGTCACCTCGACGCTGGTTTCCGGTCCGCATGAGGCCGTACTGTTTGACGCGCAGTTCAACGTGAAAGACGGAGAAAAACTGCTTGAGATGATCCGCAAAAACGGCAAGCCGCTGAAGCGTATTGTGATCACCTCCGGCGATCCGGACTTTTACTTTGGCCTCGAACCGCTGGTGAAGGCGTTCCCGCAGGTCGAGATCGTCGCCAGCCAAAAGGTGGTTGACCATATCAACGCCACCAAAGCGGCGAAGCTTGCCTGGTGGGGACCGAAAATGAAGGACGGCGCGCCGGACGCGGTCTATGTTCCTCAGGTCATCAGCGCGGATACCTTCACCATCGACGGTGAAAAGGTAGAGATCAAGCAGCCGGACAGCCATGCCGCTTACGTCTGGATCCCGGCGAATAAAACCATTCTCGGCGGTACCGCCATTTCCTGGGGCATTCATGTCTGGACGGCGGATACGCAAACCACCGCCAGCCGCGACGAATGGCGCCAGACCCTTGACGCGATGGCGGCGCTTCACCCACAGCGCGTCATCCCGGGCCACTATCTGGGCACTCCGCCGCAGGGCGACAGGGCGATTACCTTCACCCGCGACTACCTCGCGCAGTTTGAACAGGCGCTGGCCGCGCACCGCGACGCCGCAGGCGTAACCGCCGCGATGAAAAAACAGTGGCCAGCGCTTAAAGACGACAGCTCACTGGAGCTGAGCGCGAAGGTCAACAAAGGGGAAATGAAATGGTAAAGGCGCTTAATCCGGCGTACTGACGTTGCTATTTCTGCAGAGATGGCCGAGTATCATAGCTGCATCAACATTCCGCGATGCACTATGGGGTTGCATTCCGCCCGGCCCCGCCGGGCCTGTCCTTGAAACCAGAAACAGGATTAAGGAGTCAGAATGAAATCGAACCGCAAGGCACGTCATATCCTCGGCTTAAACTACAAGCTGTCTAACCAGAAAAAGATGTTGATCGAAGGCGACGCAGAGACCATGCTTAACCATACCCATGCAACCGGCCGTAAACGCCGCGTATAAATGTTATCGACGTCGAGCCTGACCCCGCTTTTGCTGTGCGGGGTTTTCTTTATTTCCGCCAGCCATACATCAGCAGCTGTCAATCTTTAATTCATTTTATAAAAAAATATCGTTTTAAAAAATATATTGCCGCTATTTTTCAGTGAATCGGAATACGCAAACACGTTAAAATATGATATCCGCATTGCCGGTACGCTCATCAACACCAAAGGACGATAAGATGGATCGCACGCTCGACAAACATCACACATTCCAGAATGGAGTAATTGAACTCTCCAATTTCCCATTATCCGGCAAAGCCAGTTCTGAAATAAAACAAGAATACAGACGCCTCGCGGGTATCCTCTACCCGCTGTTCGGCATTAGCCCTGGACAGCTGTATGACCGACTGGAGTCTGGCCCAACGGAGCAGGACGTCGCCACGCTTGAAGCGCTGCTCTTCATCAAGCGCGCCGGGCATATGAACCAGTTTATCGGCATGAAAATTATGTAATTAACGCCAGGAGTCAACCCGTTGACTCCTGCGTCCATAAAAAAATACCCGATACCGGCGACGATATCGGGCGAGGTGGCTTGATACAATTGTCGTTATATTAATGATGATGCGAAGCAACGGTATTACGCTGAATGAATTCAGCATTATCGATTTAGCTCGACCACTATCGCCTGGCATCTTCACTAAAAAAGCCTCCCTGGCAAATCGGACGAATTCCAGGGAGGGGTCTACGCGAGTTAATAGTTAGGAAAGAACTACTACTGGCCCTGTATTGCTACAGGCACGAGACATATTAATAAGCATAACAGAATAACATTAAGCATTGCGTGCTTATTCATTTAAATCGGAAAGCGAATATTTTTATAATTTAAAACAGTTCGGGTTATTACAGCTATTAGTGAAATACCGACGCGCTATCCGGCCGTTCACAGCTTCGCGCGTAACACAGGCTTCACAACAAAGATGCTGTTTTTTTACTTTCACATCCCTTCTGATGCCCCTTTTTGCAGGCACTTGCTTTATACTCTGCCCCGCCGCCGTACCCGCCGGTCCATGCCGCCTCTGGTACAGGCCGGGAGTGATGACAAAGGAGTGAGTAAGATGTTACTTAACCATAAAAAAAACCGTTCGCTTTACATCCCCTATGCAGGCCCGATCCTGCTTGAGTTTCCCCTGCTGAACAAAGGCAGCGCCTTCAGCGTCGAAGAGCGCAGCAACTTCAACCTGCTGGGCTTACTGCCGGAGGTGGTGGAAACCATTGAAGAGCAGGCAGAGCGCGCCTGGATCCAGTACCAGGGCTTCAAAACCGAGATTGATAAGCACATCTATCTGCGCAACATCCAGGACACCAACGAAACCCTTTTCTACCGTCTGGTCGAGAACCATCTCGACGAGATGATGCCGGTTATTTATACCCCCACCGTCGGCGCCGCCTGCGAGCGCTTTTCGGAGATCTACCGCCGCGCGCGCGGCGTGTTTATCTCCTACGAAAACCGCCACAACATGGACGATATCCTGCAAAACGTGCCGAACCATACCATTAAGGTTATCGTGGTCACCGACGGCGAGCGCATCCTCGGCCTCGGCGACCAGGGTATCGGCGGGATGGGGATCCCTATCGGCAAGCTGTCGCTGTACACCGCCTGCGGCGGCATCAGCCCGGCGTATACCCTGCCGGTGGTGCTGGATGTCGGCACCAACAACCAGCAGTTGCTCAATGACCCGCTGTACATGGGCTGGCGCCACCCGCGCATTACCGACGATGAGTATTACCAGTTTGTGGATGACTTTATCCAGGCGGTAAAACACCGCTGGCCGAACGTTCTGCTGCAGTTTGAAGATTTCGCGCAGAAGAACGCCATGCCGCTGCTCAACCGCTACCGCGATGAAATTTGCTCGTTCAACGACGACATTCAGGGCACCGCCGCCGTCACCGTCGGCACGCTGATCGCCGCCAGCCGCGCTGCAGGCAGCCAGCTGTGCGATCAAAGAATCGTCTTCCTTGGCGCAGGCTCCGCCGGCTGCGGTATCGCCGAGCAGATTATCGCCCAGACCCAGCGCGAAGGGCTGAGCGAGGAGCTGGCGCGCTCCCGC harbors:
- the sra gene encoding stationary-phase-induced ribosome-associated protein — protein: MKSNRKARHILGLNYKLSNQKKMLIEGDAETMLNHTHATGRKRRV
- a CDS encoding LysR family transcriptional regulator → MNIELRHLRYFVAVAQELHFGRAAARLNISQPPLSQQIQTLENEIGARLLARTNRSVSLTEAGKQFLADCQQILMQVEESAARAARLHQGETGELRIGFTSSAPFIKAVSDTLSLFRRQHPDVHIQTRESNTREQITPLNEGALDLGLMRKTQLPETLEWQIILREPLLAMIHRDHPLAAQAQVSLAELVTEPLVFFDPQVGTGLYDDILGLLRRYGAPVITQEVGEAMTIIGLVAAGLGVSILPASFKRVQLNEMRWLPIAEQDAVSEMWLVWAKHHEMSQSAMRFRQQLLAAANVHSFAVNE
- a CDS encoding MFS transporter, producing MSRTTTVDNVPATTINDTRPAQPGQFIQRGTPQFIRVTLALFSAGLATFALLYCVQPILPVLSNEFGVSPASASVSLSISTALLAVGLLFTGPLSDAIGRKQVMVTALLLASCCTLLSTLMTSWQGILIMRALIGLSLSGVAAVGMTYLSEEIHPSFVAFSMGLYISGNSIGGMSGRLITGVITDFFGWRAAIAIIGCFALAAALMFWRILPDSRHFKATSLRPKSLLINFRLHWRDRGLPLLFLEGFLLMGSFVTLFNYIGYRLMMSPWSLSQAVVGLLSLAYLTGTWSSPKAGAMTQRYGRGPVMVTATGVMLFGLLMTLFSSLWLIFAGMLLFSAGFFAAHSVASSWIGPRARRARGQASSLYLFSYYLGSSIAGTAGGVFWHNYGWNGVGGFIALMLVLAVLTGSLLHRRLR
- the clcB gene encoding voltage-gated ClC-type chloride channel ClcB is translated as MQRLHAWPDIHAMFRRLLIAVILGILAALAVALFRHAMLVLEWLLLSNDSGSLVNAAASLPGWRRFLTPALGGLAAGTLLWGWQRYTRQRPHAPTDYMEALETGDGQFDYGASLVKSLASLLVVVSGSAIGREGAMILLAALAASWFAQRFTPKSEWKLWIACGAAAGMASAYHAPLAGSLFIAEILFGTLMLASLGPVVVAAVVALLTTNLLSGGPALLYSVHMDAPLTAASYALMLATGLLTGLCGPLFIWGMGASHSLFLRLRLSPPWQLALGGVIVGLLSLLTPAVWGNGYSVVQGYLLTPPVFSVIAGVFICKLLAVLASSGSGAPGGVFTPTLFVGMAVGMLFARMWGVWLPHGDEVAILMGLTGMATLLAATTHAPIMATLMICEMTGQYTLLPGLLMSCVVASVLSRTLRHDSIYRQHVAEHR
- a CDS encoding Vmh family MBL fold metallo-hydrolase — translated: MKITAVAIATALFSTATLAAPLTLEVYNPQEKGLFPVTSTLVSGPHEAVLFDAQFNVKDGEKLLEMIRKNGKPLKRIVITSGDPDFYFGLEPLVKAFPQVEIVASQKVVDHINATKAAKLAWWGPKMKDGAPDAVYVPQVISADTFTIDGEKVEIKQPDSHAAYVWIPANKTILGGTAISWGIHVWTADTQTTASRDEWRQTLDAMAALHPQRVIPGHYLGTPPQGDRAITFTRDYLAQFEQALAAHRDAAGVTAAMKKQWPALKDDSSLELSAKVNKGEMKW
- the mlc gene encoding sugar metabolism global transcriptional regulator Mlc; the protein is MVAESQPGHIDQIKQTNAGAVYRLIDQLGPVSRIDLSRLAQLAPASITKIVREMLEAHLVQETEIQEPGSRGRPAVGLMVETEAWHYLSLRISRGEINLALRDLSSKLVVEEQQELPLQSPQPFLERVIQHIDAFFIRHQQKLERLTAIAITLPGIIDTENGIVHRMPFYDDVKEMPLGEALESRTGVPVYIQHDISAWTMAEALFGASRGARDVIQVVIDHNVGAGVITDGRLLHAGSSSLVEIGHTQVDPYGKRCYCGNHGCLETIASVESVLDLTQVRMKQSMSSMLHQQPLTVEWLCQAALLGDLLAKDIISGVGTHVGRILAIMVNLFNPQKILIGSPFNLASDILFPAIGACIHQQSLPAYSKHIAVESTQFLNRGTMTGAALVKDALYNGSLLIRLLQG
- a CDS encoding LysR family transcriptional regulator; this translates as MDRIIAAEVYNRICELGSLSAAARALGMSRPMVSRYLEQMEKWAGARLIHRSTRRLTLTPAGEKTLQKTRNLARLSQEIEGQTQRNTPAGVLRVACAHFTAMQLISPILPDFLARYPQLRLELDINNHPVSLVGERIDVAIRITDNPEPGAIARRLGECRSVLCAAPAYLQQRGTPDTLAALADHNCLHYSHFAGQAWHFSDAQGESHSVAVQGNLSAGISSLLLDAALAGCGIAMLPWLEAQHGLESGALVPLLAGYQPKSLGVYGLYLSRDYQPGALHLFLDEVQNRLISPHT
- the bioD gene encoding dethiobiotin synthase yields the protein MLKRFFITGTDTSVGKTVVSRALLQALAASGKSVAGYKPVAKGSKETPDGLRNKDALVLQSVSTLALSYDEVNPIALSEEESSVAHSCPINYSLLSNGLSTLSGQVDHVVVEGTGGWRSLMNDLRPLSEWVVQEQLPVLMVVGIQEGCINHALLTAQAIANDGLPLIGWVANRINPGLAHYAEIIEVLSKKLPGPLVGELPYLPRAEQRELSQYIDLTMFGDVLAVDRVVA
- the dmsD gene encoding Tat proofreading chaperone DmsD, encoding MTTRQQGDAFAFTARILGALFYFAPDSEQAAPLVNAFTDGSWSEQWPDALPQADELSARFSAPCDEALPEAFQRLFIGPWALPAPPWGSVWLDRENVLFGDSTLALRQWMRENGIAFDSEQNEPEDHFGTLLMLGAWLRENGRDDAWQQLMAWHVLPWANRFLQVFVQHAGHPFYQALGQLTQHTLQVWQSQLLIPVAEKDLFR
- a CDS encoding OsmC family protein, which produces MTIHKKGLAHWEGDLKRGKGTVSTESGALTQQPYGFNTRFEGVKGTNPEELIGAAHAACFSMALSLMLSEAGFTATSIDTTATVSLDKTASGFAITKVALESRIAVPDVDAATFDGIIQKAKAGCPVSQVLKAEITLDYQLNG